In a genomic window of Periophthalmus magnuspinnatus isolate fPerMag1 chromosome 3, fPerMag1.2.pri, whole genome shotgun sequence:
- the LOC117393678 gene encoding C5a anaphylatoxin chemotactic receptor 1, whose product MNHSQLTEVNQLLSNVSRSWQDEAIKGVQITVTLIIFLVGVPLNSLVVWVLGLRGKRHLRRRGSTEETRAASSFRVYVLNLALSDLVLLLRTPLMLGYLAHDNSWPFGRVSCLLVVFLRGLGLYASAFLLCAVALERCLCLLRPVWASLKRPSWAVPLACALMWVLATVLSAPYFHSAVVLTLNGKHQCLESGQFNMGLFVTETIAGFIFPLLMFLGSNLAVLLTIHQAVPPTPTSSSPSTARRMLRMYHVLFFTMLIFLTCWVPYFVCRFLRALAVGRPDRRALYTGASRGLYVSLYLVYIKCALNPVLYVFAARGLSKAVRASLVSTIEKLFNDDSTESIRRKSLKNSQM is encoded by the exons ATGAATCACTCACAGCTCACAGAAGTGAACCAGCTCTTATCAAACGTCTCAAGATCGTGGCAGGATGAGGCCATTAAAGGAGTCCAGATCACTGTCACACTCATCATCTTCTTG GTGGGTGTGCCTCTGAACAGCCTGGTGGTGTGGGTGCTTGGACTGCGGGGGAAGAGACACCTGAGGCGCAGAGGCAGTACAGAGGAAACACGCGCTGCCAGCAGTTTCCGCGTGTACGTCCTGAACCTGGCCCTGTCTGacctggtgctgctgctgcgcACCCCGCTCATGTTGGGATACCTGGCCCACGACAACAGCTGGCCCTTCGGCCGTGTGTCCTGCCTCCTGGTGGTGTTCCTGAGGGGGTTAGGCCTGTACGCCTCTGCCTTCCTGCTCTGCGCTGTGGCCCTGGAGCGCTGCCTGTGTCTGCTGAGACCCGTCTGGGCAAGTCTCAAACGGCCCTCCTGGGCGGTCCCTCTGGCCTGTGCCCTCATGTGGGTGTTAGCCACAGTCCTGTCTGCACCTTACTTCCACAGTGCTGTTGTGCTTACTCTGAACGGGAAACACCAGTGCTTAGAGAGCGGGCAGTTTAACATGGGCCTCTTTGTCACAGAGACCATCGCAGGCTTCATCTTTCCTCTGCTCATGTTTTTGGGGAGTAACCTGGCCGTGCTGCTGACAATTCACCAGGCTGTGCCACCCACACCcacttcctcctccccttccaCAGCTCGCAGGATGTTGCGCATGTACCATGTGCTCTTCTTCACCATGCTCATCTTCCTCACCTGCTGGGTGCCGTACTTTGTGTGTCGCTTCCTGAGGGCCCTGGCCGTGGGGCGTCCGGACAGACGTGCCCTGTACACAGGGGCGTCTCGTGGGCTGTACGTGTCCTTGTACTTGGTCTACATAAAGTGCGCCCTGAACCCTGTCCTCTACGTGTTTGCAGCTCGAGGACTGAGCAAAGCTGTCCGAGCTTCACTCGTCTCCACCATCGAGAAACTCTTCAATGACGACTCCACAGAGTCTATAAGACGAAAGTCACTCAAAAACTCACAAATGTAA